The following proteins are encoded in a genomic region of Arthrobacter jiangjiafuii:
- a CDS encoding Trp biosynthesis-associated membrane protein → MSTPTKRWQRKGIVIMAAVLFGIAAFASTTRTWLNVQLPATAVQTPDLAVSGSDAATAVTAFAVVAITAALAASIAGPIARWIVSVILLVAGVGVVAASYTVISDPLQGAAGAIGQAIGVSGSTDTVVTLTVMPWLALAAGILIALGGIWMALASRSWTSSRRYAPAPAPADAGTTADGSAPAGPPAGEGATTAPAPGSSAADEGEAPVDDIDSWDRLTRGDDPTTYR, encoded by the coding sequence GTGAGCACACCCACCAAGAGGTGGCAGCGCAAGGGAATCGTCATCATGGCAGCGGTGCTCTTCGGCATCGCGGCCTTTGCCTCCACCACGCGCACCTGGCTGAACGTCCAGCTGCCCGCCACGGCCGTCCAGACCCCGGACCTGGCCGTCTCCGGTTCCGATGCCGCCACCGCGGTCACCGCCTTTGCCGTTGTCGCCATCACCGCCGCACTGGCAGCGTCCATTGCCGGCCCGATTGCCCGCTGGATCGTCAGCGTCATCCTGCTGGTGGCCGGCGTAGGCGTTGTCGCGGCCAGCTACACCGTCATCAGTGATCCGCTGCAGGGCGCTGCCGGCGCCATCGGCCAGGCCATCGGGGTCAGCGGCTCCACCGACACCGTGGTGACCCTGACCGTCATGCCGTGGCTCGCCCTGGCTGCCGGCATCCTGATCGCCCTGGGCGGGATCTGGATGGCGCTGGCCAGCCGCAGCTGGACGTCCTCCCGCCGCTACGCCCCGGCTCCCGCGCCGGCGGACGCCGGAACCACTGCCGACGGGAGTGCCCCCGCCGGTCCGCCGGCGGGGGAGGGCGCGACGACGGCGCCGGCGCCGGGTTCATCAGCCGCTGACGAGGGTGAGGCTCCGGTTGACGACATTGACAGCTGGGACCGGCTCACGCGCGGGGATGACCCCACCACGTACCGCTGA